The Maridesulfovibrio ferrireducens genomic sequence AAGTTGCGTCAGATACATATGGACGGTTTCATCGTCATCAATAATAAGAAACCTCATAACCCCTCGCTTCAACCGTTCCCGTTTTTGAATTAATTTATAAAAAATACCAAAAATCACTTAAATTTTTCTTATATTATAGCAAATAGATTTGTATAGCAATAATGAATCCTAAACAAACAACTGTACAATACTTTTCAAGGCACTCATTAATTGAGCGATTTTAATTTTTAATATAAAAAAGGTTCAAGACAGAAGCGTCAAATAGTGACACTTAAGCCTTGAACCTGATTAATAACGAATTAATTTTTTTTTGATAGAATTTAATTCAAGAAGACAACTAGATATCGACACCCCAAGCTTTAATTACAGCCATGCCGCCCTGAGTATTCAGAACTTCATCAAAACCCAGCCCATGAAGCATAACTTGAGCTTCGTATGAGCGACCACCCGTATTACAGACAAGAACAATCTTCTTATCTTTTGGAAGTTCTTTGAAGCGGGCAGGAATTTCACCCTGAGGGATATTGTGCCAATACTCGGGATACTTCTCGAGAAACGGTTCCGCGTCTGCGTGTTCGCGAACATCAAGGAAACAGTAATCACTGCATTCTCGTTCAGCCCAGTACTTAGCAAAAACATCAGGGCCATGTCCGTAATTCATGCCGGCAAGAGCGTTATCCGCCATATTTGCGATGGCGTTAAGCACGTCCATTGCTGAAGCGAAAGGCGGAGAATAAGCTACTTCAAGATTGCTTACATCTTCGATGGTAGGCTTAAATTTCATCATACCGGCCACAGCATTGATACGTCCGACCATTGCATCTCCGCTGGAGGCATAACCTTGCAATCCAAGTACCCGGCGAGTGGATTTATCAACTGTCATTTCCAGAATCATCATATCCTTAACAGGATAAAAATGAGCTCTGTCAGCCATGATCAGCATTACACTGACAGCATCAAAGCCAGCCTGTTTAGCAGAAGCAAGACTTAAACCGGTACCCGCGATAGATTTTTCGAAAAGTTTAACAACAAACGATCCGGCAGCGGCAGGAAAAGCTTCATTGCGTCCCGCAAGATTACCACCGATAACACGTCCCTGTCTGTTAGCCATGGACCCCATGGGCAGATAGAAAGGAGAATCATCAACAGCATTTTTAATTATAACACAGTCACCGCCTGAAAAAATATCAGGATCGGAAGTGCGCATAGTTTCATCAACAAGAATTCCACCGCGCTCGCTGCAATCAAGTCCACACTCGCGTGCAAGTTTGTCATTAGGAAGAACGCCGGCTGAAATAATTACTATATCAGCTTCTATCGTACCGTCAGAAGTTACAACCCGCTCAACTTTGCCGTCACCCTCAATACGGGTTACTGTCTGTCCGAGTTTAAATTCAACGCCCTGCTCCTGCATATGATTCTGACCCATCTTAGCAAGCACAGGACTGACCATGCGGGGTAGAATTTGATCGAAAATTTCAACAACGGTTGTTTCAATTCCCCACATATCAGAAAAAGCATCCGCCATCTCAAGGCCGATAAATCCAGCACCGACAACAACGGCTTTACCGAACTTGCCCTGAGTGATGCCTTGTTTAATCATTTCGGCATCGTGCATATTACCGACGTAATATACATTTTCCAGATTTTCACCCGGAAGATTTAATTTACGGGGAGTAGCTCCGGTACCGATTACTAATTGATCATAATCAAGCACACTCTTATCGCCCGTTTTCAAGTTCGTGATATGAACCTGCTTTTTATCGCGATCAATTTTGGTGGCTTCCGTGCTGGAAAGAACATCAACACCTTTGATATCTCTGAAAAATGGTTCATCCCTCACCATATGAAAGGCAGTGGCACGGAGAGCACTTGCTTCCGAAACATCACCTGAGACAAAGTAAGGAATTCCGCAACCGCCGTAAGAAAAAACATCATCTCTATCGATGAGTGTTACTTTGGCATCCTGTCTGAGTCGTTTAAAACGGCAAGCCGCTTTAGGCCCAAGGGCTACAGCACCTATGACAACTACATGTTCTGACATGATCGTACCTCTGATTTGCAATTAACTTCTAAAAAGAATTAGAAGAATGGTATTACTTTCAAAATAAGGGGGTAATCACTTTATTTCTTGCTTGAAAAAAGAGGTACAGACTATAAAACCTGTACCTCATTAATAACTACCCCAATAAACTAAGCATCATATTAGGCTCTGGCAATAAAATCCTTTAAACCTGCGCCTAAACGTTTAATTCCTTCAACTATTCGTTCTTCATCTGAATTTGAAAAATTAAGACGTAGAGTATTTTCACCGCTGTCATCAACATAGAAAGGACGACCGGGAACAAAAGCAACTTTATTTTTTATGGCCTCATCAAAAAAGTCCATAGCAGACAGAGATTCCGGTAGAGTCGCCCACAAAAACATTCCGCCTTCAGGCTCGGTTATTTTAACCTCGGCAGGAAAGTATTTTTTGATACTATCAACCATAACATCTCTCTGTTTACCATAACGTTCTTTGATCTTTTCTATATGATCATCCAAAACATTATCAGTAAGATAGCGATGCATTACACGCTGAGCAAAGGTGCTGGTGTGCAAGTCCGAAGCCTGCTTGGCAATAATCAGTTTATCACGCATTTCGCCGCCGCAAACCATCCAGCCGAGCCTGAATCCGGGGGCCGCGACCTTAGAGAAAGATCCAAGTAAAACTCCACCTTCGTCAAGGTACCCTCTAACAACAGGAGGATGAGATTCTCCCCTGAATCGGAGTTCACCGTATGGATCATCTTCAATAAACAGAGTATCGCGTCCTTTCATAAGCTTAGCGACGCCTGCTCTTTTCTCGGCGCTATAGGTCAATCCCGAAGGATTCTGGAAATTTGTTACAGCATAAAACATTTTAACCTTATCTTGATCTAAAGCAGCTTCCAGTTCCGCAAGATCAGGGCCGTCCTCTTCAAGGCTGACAGTAATAAAATCTGCCTGAAACATTGAAAAAGACTGAATTGCTCCAAGATAACCGGGACGCTCAATAATGACCTTGTCTCCGGCATTAAGAAGAACTTTACCAAGCAAATCTAGACACTGCTGTGAACCGGAAGTAATGAGAATTTCATCAGGGCTGACATCAATTCCCTTCTTTTCTTTATAGCGAGCAGCGATATATTCACGCAGCGGAAGATAACCTTCAGTCGTTGAGTACTGTAGAGACTGTGGTCCTGAATCTTGAAAAACACCAACTGCGGCAGCTTCAAGATCAGCAACAGGAAATAATTCCGGATTAGGTAAACCGCCAGCAAAAGAAATAATAGATGTATCTTCAGTGACTTTGAGTATTTCACGAATGAAAGATCTGTGGACAGTAGACATCCGATCGGCAAACTTAACAGGCATCCGAGCCTCCTTGAAAACCATAACGCCACAATCTAAAGCATGTATTCCAGAAATCCAGTTCATGCCTTTCAGAAACTGTTCCCGAAAGAATTGTCAGCAAGTTGGTGCATTTAAAGGGACATTTCGA encodes the following:
- a CDS encoding FAD-dependent oxidoreductase — encoded protein: MSEHVVVIGAVALGPKAACRFKRLRQDAKVTLIDRDDVFSYGGCGIPYFVSGDVSEASALRATAFHMVRDEPFFRDIKGVDVLSSTEATKIDRDKKQVHITNLKTGDKSVLDYDQLVIGTGATPRKLNLPGENLENVYYVGNMHDAEMIKQGITQGKFGKAVVVGAGFIGLEMADAFSDMWGIETTVVEIFDQILPRMVSPVLAKMGQNHMQEQGVEFKLGQTVTRIEGDGKVERVVTSDGTIEADIVIISAGVLPNDKLARECGLDCSERGGILVDETMRTSDPDIFSGGDCVIIKNAVDDSPFYLPMGSMANRQGRVIGGNLAGRNEAFPAAAGSFVVKLFEKSIAGTGLSLASAKQAGFDAVSVMLIMADRAHFYPVKDMMILEMTVDKSTRRVLGLQGYASSGDAMVGRINAVAGMMKFKPTIEDVSNLEVAYSPPFASAMDVLNAIANMADNALAGMNYGHGPDVFAKYWAERECSDYCFLDVREHADAEPFLEKYPEYWHNIPQGEIPARFKELPKDKKIVLVCNTGGRSYEAQVMLHGLGFDEVLNTQGGMAVIKAWGVDI
- a CDS encoding PLP-dependent aminotransferase family protein yields the protein MPVKFADRMSTVHRSFIREILKVTEDTSIISFAGGLPNPELFPVADLEAAAVGVFQDSGPQSLQYSTTEGYLPLREYIAARYKEKKGIDVSPDEILITSGSQQCLDLLGKVLLNAGDKVIIERPGYLGAIQSFSMFQADFITVSLEEDGPDLAELEAALDQDKVKMFYAVTNFQNPSGLTYSAEKRAGVAKLMKGRDTLFIEDDPYGELRFRGESHPPVVRGYLDEGGVLLGSFSKVAAPGFRLGWMVCGGEMRDKLIIAKQASDLHTSTFAQRVMHRYLTDNVLDDHIEKIKERYGKQRDVMVDSIKKYFPAEVKITEPEGGMFLWATLPESLSAMDFFDEAIKNKVAFVPGRPFYVDDSGENTLRLNFSNSDEERIVEGIKRLGAGLKDFIARA